The following nucleotide sequence is from Arvicola amphibius chromosome 1, mArvAmp1.2, whole genome shotgun sequence.
GGTTGGGGGGAatctgtttgttttggggggcagggagcagagcaggTAGTGCGGGTCCCTGTGAGGGTCTTAGGGGAGGAGATGGGCTCCCAAAGTGGGGGCgagaggagaattctggaaggGGAAGGGACCTGAGGAAGTCGGAAGCACGGGAGGGGAAGGGGTGTGGAGAggggtggcagggaggggaggggaaggtaagAAGAGGGGTGGCGGGGAGGAACGAGGTgggtggagaaggggagaggtgagaggtgaggaaagagggaggggagtagagggatgggggaggggagctgtgcACTAGGAGGGCGAGGGCCTCTCATCTTGGGGGGGCCAGCACTGGAGGGAAGGGTGGGTGTAGGTGAGGGCGTTGAGGGAGGAGGCCAATGTGGAGGGTGCGGGGATCGCTGGGCTGGTCCGGAACTGTCAAAGAGGTGGGCGCACCCTAGCCGGGAGGTCATAGGGCTGTGCGTAAAGGGGTAGCCTTCTTGGGCCCCTCCTCCCTTACCCCTAGAGTGGGGTGATGCTGAACTCCCCCTTActggggagagagagcagagacaggaggcagcGAGGAGCCCTGAGGAAGGAGGGATCACTGCTGGGACTTTTGAGTTGAGTTTTGACGTTGACTAGGAGCTGACTCGTGTGAATCTCCCAGTCAGAAGGATGACTCCGTCCAGGGGTAGGGGACCCATACCATCAAGTGCCATTTTCTGGGGTGGGACGCCCAAGAGCCCAGAGCAGTGGGTCCAGATACCACTTGGCTACTGAGCAGTAACAAACACTCTCAATCATTTTATTTGTTCGGGGGTCTCTGGGCTAGCAAAGGCAATTGAAATCCTTCAGAATGAGTCCTCCTGCGAGTCAGCAGCAGTTATCCCAGGCTGCACCCGAGGACTCTGTCCAGAGAGTAACAAGCTCTCTAGCACCGAAGGTCGCAGCTGTGGCTTCGTTTCCAGCATGTTCTGTACTGGAGGAAGTCACTCAGCCAAGTCCAGACTGACTTCTTGGAGACAGAAATCGCAATGGGAAATCTACACACAGGGCTCGGGGAAACACCGTCATTTCCAAAGACAGTACTGGTGGGGGGGATAATTATTATTGGGTTTTGTACGCTAGCTAAGAGTTTACCGGTCAAGGCTCCCCGGCACTGGGCTTGGTTGCTTGGGTGTGTGCCAAGACAAAGGGGAGCAGCCGGTGCCTGCGCCCCACTCGGTCCTCTGCCACCCTGACTGTGTTTTCCCTTTCCACAGATGGCGCGGCCAATCCAGGTGAAGCCGGCGGACAGTGAGAGCCGTGGAGGTAGTAGTAACCTCCCCGAGGCCGTGGCCTCTGCAGCCTCAGGGTTGAGGCTCCGGCCTGCTCCATCTGCTCCCCCAGAGTTCAGACACCCCACACCTTTCCTGTTCCCTCACGGGTGCCCGAGGGCTGCAGACTTAGGGCGTGGGGAGAGGTGTGGGCAAAGCTGTTGGGATGCCCTGTATACGTAGGAGCTCGGTAAAGCCCAGCATTTCCAGTCCTTGTCACTCTGTCTGTCTTGGCTGTCAATGGGGACAGGTAGTAGACCCCCTCTCGCGCGATTCTGACTGTACCCCAGTCTTCCGTCTCTTCCTCCCTGACGTCCCCTCCTCACGTCTCTACTTCCTCGCTCTCTCATCCCCGAGCGACGGGAAGCGACTGGCAGCGGGGCGGCCTGAGCAAAGGTCCTGGGGCAGCACGGGTCAGGGCTGAGGGTCCGCGGGCCTAGCGCGGGCTCAGCGGGGCCTTGGGCCGGGGATCCGCCCACAGGGGACCGGAAGCTGTTCGTGGGCATGCTCAATAAGCAGCAGTCGGAGGAAGACGTACTCAGGCTCTTCCAGCCCTTCGGAGTCATCGACGAGTGCACAGTGCTGCGCGGACCCGACGGCAGCAGCAAAGGTGACTGgcaggagatgggggaagagCCTCGGGGCGGGGAGGGGCTTGGAGGGCCCGCAGGCGGGGCATCGGTGAGGACTCCCCCTTGCGTGGTGGGTGTGACTTTAGGAAGAGCTCCGCCTGAGTGGGCGTGGCctgtgggaaggggtggggcGGGTGGGGTGGGTTTGGAGGGGGATGGAGTGTGCGCCGAGGATGTTCATTCTTGAGCATTTTCATATCCTAGTCctgaagtggagggaggagagcagaaagacgtgggggtggggaggggaggggagccgAGCACAAGGCTGTCTTTAGGACCCTGTGTAGGAGCTTGGTACCGCCCACCTGCCTTCCTGGTACCTGTCACTTGGTATTTTAACTGTGGCTTGCAAACATCCATGTGTCCATTCGGTTGGTGCTGTTGTGTCCCTGAAGCTTGGTCCTCCGGACTACGGCCCAGGCTTCTCAACTTCTCTCCCTGAGTGACTCAagttctgtctgtcttcctgtgtctATCTGTCCGTCTGTATGACTGGCAGACTGATACCTCCCTGGATCCATGGTGTATGACCCTGGCTGAGGTACATCTGCCTCGGTGGCCACCACATGACTGTGTGTGTCCGTCTGTCTGGCCAGCTGCCATGATCCACAGGTTCCAGTACACCCTCTGCATCCTGGAAACCAGGGCTGGTGACCCTTCAAACATTTGTCTCACTTGTTCTAATGGGACCTTCTGGGGCCCAGCCTGCATCTGAAAGTGTGTGTGACTGCCTGGGTCTCAACACAGTAGCTGGCAGCTGAGCTGACTTCCTATTCTCTGATTACgtgatggatggacagacggacggacggatggatggacggatggatgggttggtagatggatggatggatggatggatagacggatggatggatagacggatggatggatggacggatggatggacggatggatgggtggatggatgggttggtggatggatggatggatgggtgggtgggtgggtgggtggatggatggatggacatatggacggacggatggatggatagatggatggatggatggatggatggatagacggatggatggatgggtgggttggtggatggatggatggatggatgagtgggttggtggatggatgggtggatggatggacagatggatgggttGGTGGATGGAAAAACGGCAGACAGACTGACCCACTAGTGGTTGGGTGGGTGGAGAAACAATAGGTGAAAAATGGGTAAATAAGTGGAGGCAGATGACTGACATCCTGTTTGTCTAAATCCACTGCTGACATCGACATCTCTGTCCCCGAAAGATGACGGTGTGTCTTGTCTGTTGGGgccttctctgccctccccatgTCTGTGTGGACTCCTGTCTACTGTCTTTCATGAGCAGCAACCAAGGACTCTGTCTCCCCCTTGTTCCCCGCCTTCTACCCCTTCAgtccctcacctccacctccctccctcccaggctgTGCCTTCGTGAAGTTTTCTTCCCACACAGAGGCGCAGGCGGCCATCCATGCCTTGCATGGCAGCCAGACCATGCCGGTGAGTGAGAACTGCCCTTGCTACCATGGCGGGCGGAGGAGATTGGGTGGCCGGAGCGATGGATAGGGTTGGTGGTGTGACCCCCTCTCAGACTACTTCAGACAGAGGGCAGAGGCTGTGCTCAAAGCTGTGCAACCAGTGTCCCAGTGCATTTTGGGGCATCTGGACAACGTGTAGAGACCAAGGACTCCATTCTAGGGTGGTTGAAACCCACAGTGGGCACCAAGAGAGAGAGGCTGCTAGGCTATTTTCATAGATTCTCTTAGGTCAGGTCCCCCCTGGGTGGCTGAGGGCTGCTCTGAAGAAACTGTATGGAGACAGTGGGGGTGCTGGAGACCCATTAGGCCAAGGGGAAGTGGGGGCCAGGTGTTCATGGTCCCAGGTGTAGAACCACCCAGGTATGGCTGTGGTCTATCCCCAGGGAGGGCTCCCAAGGGTCTTCACTATAGGTAAGCTGAATCCCTGGCCTTACAGCAGCGGCTGTGTCCCTAACATGGTTGGGCAGGTTCAGGTCACCGCCAGGCTGACTCCTTCACAACCAGAGCCCAGGAACGGGTTGTCTGTCCAAGGGGATGTCTACAAGCAAGGCTAGGAGCATCTGGGTCCACTCACCAAGAAAGACCTGGCTGGACACTGGTCCTGGATTAAACTCTGGATCCTGGCCCCCAGTTCTTCATATACTGATCCCTGAGACCCCACTGAGCCCCAGTTCCTGACTTAGTTTAGGAACATGAACCATCAGCCTTCATGGCCCCTGGCGATGGGGAACCTCAGCTGGTCCCAAGTGTGGGCTGTATGGTACGCCGCCCCAAACTCCTCCACTGTCCCTCTCTGACCGGATATAGTTACAGCTAGGACCCCCAACACACCGCTGTCCCATACGTGAACCCTGGACCTGCCGGCTCCACCTCACCGTGGCTATGGCCACCTCACCGTGGCTATGGCCACCTCACTGTGGCTATGGCCACGTCACTGCACTACCAGGCCCAGGAGGAGAGGCCTATGCACATCTCGTGTGGTCCTGGCTCTTCTGGTTGTGGATTAAGTCACGGCTGACATCTCCACTCTCATCCACGGGGTGCCCCTGTTCTACCCCAACACTGCACGCTGTCTTTACAGGGAGCCTCATCCAGCCTGGTGGTCAAGTTCGCAGACACGGACAAAGAGCGGACTCTGAGGCGCATGCAGCAGATGGTTGGCCAGCTGGGCATCCTGACTCCATCCCTCACCCTGCCCTTCAGCCCCTACAGTGCCTACGCCCAGGCTGTGAGTGATCCCCGCATGTGGGCACAGAGTCTGGGACTCAGCCACTCCCTGTCACTCATCCCATCCAACCCGGAATCTGGTCCTGGGCGGGGCTGAGCCTCACACCCAGCAGGGTGAACTGAGCCGCAGTCCCAAGCTGAAAGCCTAGGTCTTGACAGACAGCTCTAAACACAGCCACCCTGACTGACCCCCTAATCCCAGATGTACCCCAACTGTGGGAAGAAGGCTAATGTCTCCACTCAGTTTGACCCAAATGGCTGGAGCCTGGATCCCACCATCCCTAAATCTGCATTTGGTCCAGCTCTGGGTAATCCTCAAGGCTGATCCCAGGCTGAGCCTCAGGGTCTACTTGCCTTGTTCCTGGACAGATCTGGCCTTAATCTGTATCTAAATATTGGAGTTCTGTTTCTAAACAGAGTTCTTAGTCAAGGCCAAGCCAGGATCCTATGCTGATCCAGGTCCCATACCCTAGACCAATCCGGGATTCCAGGCTAAATCCTGATCCAtaactgagcctcagtttctaaTTTAGCCCGGAACCGAGACTGAGCCCTGATTCCAACCTCAGTCCTAATGCCTGGCTGATCCCCAATCCCAGAATGAACTTCGACCCAAGTATCAGCCTCCATTTCTGAGCCCGGAGTCTTGGCCTTTTCCCAGGCCAGCTGCTAAAGCTTACTGAACCCTCTCGCTGTGGCCGACTTTCCCCGAGCCCAGCTCGAGCTGTGCACCCAGCGGGGTCCTTCCCCACTCCTGAGCTGCGGTGGGGCCGGTCCCACTCACACCATCTCTTCCCCAGCTCATGCAGCAGCAGACCACAGTGCTGTCCACCTCCGGCAGCTACCTGAGCCCCGGCGTAGCCTTTCCTCCCTGCCACATCCAGCAGATTGGCGCCGTCAGCCTTAACGGTCTGCCTGCCACGCCCATCACCCCCACCTCCGGTGAGAGCAGCTTCCCAGAGGCCTCGGGACAGGCAGGCAGCACCCTCCACCCCATATCtgaccctttctccctcctcaggACTGCACTCACCCCCACTGCTAGGCACTGCCGCTGTTCCTGGCCTGGTGGCACCCATTCCCAATGGCTTCCCAGGTGTCCTGCCCTTCCCTGGGAGCCACCCTGCCCTGGAGACCGTCTATGCCAATGGCCTCGTTCCCTACCCAGGTAACTTGCAGTGCCTGGAGTGGGCACAGCAACTGGGGGACACACCGAGGTCCCCACCGCATGACAttcagggcagggcaggacaaGAGGCATCTAGACAGGTAAGGGAACAGGAAGAGGCCGAGAAGGAGGCTACATGAGAACCATGTACCAAGCCAGCTCTGGGTTCAAACTCCATGTCAGCAATCTAGCCAGTTTCCCTAACTGGAAAACGGGACAGCTGAAGTCCaaagctgggggtgggtgggtgtgggggcaAGGGGCATTTGACTAGTATTAGGCTCCTGTCTCTCCTTGTTTGCTGagatgtagtccaagctggctttCAATTTCCCCGTGAAACCCAGGCAGCACCTAGACtccctctgtagctcaggctggtctcagagtcGCTCCTTAGCGACTAAGGgcggtcctcttgcctccacctcccagtgctgaggtGACAACTGGGGCCGCTGCACCTGAATTAATTCTTCTGTAGTCAGCTAAGATTCTGGACATTGTAGAAATGGGGCAAGGTGGGCTGAGCTGCAATGCTAATGACCCAAACCAGGAACTGGGTGCACTATGGGACTTTGGGGGTCCCCACAGGTTGGGGTGGTCTGGGCAGGGGATAGGGTATAGGGGATGACTCTCGTGAGGGGTTTTCCTTGGTGCTGAGGGGTGATGGGCACACAGATTCTGTCATTTGCTCTCCGGGGGCCCTGGGCAAGCTCATATACACCTGTTTCCCTGGCTTGCCAGTAGAGGGTTAACACAGAAGGGAAACGGAGTGGTTGTGGATGTCAGGACTCAGTTCCTCCTCTGCCCCACAGCTCAGAGCCCCACTGTGGCAGAGACCCTACATCCTGCCTTCTCCGGAGTCCAGCAGTACACAGGTAGATGCAGCCCCGCCTTGACCTGTGGCAGACAGTCCCCGTCAAGCCTATGCCAACTGTGACCACTCACCTCAGGGTCTCACACCCTGCCTGAGGCCCTTGTCCTTCGCTCGGTCTCTCTACCCCTCTGTGGGTCCCCTAAGAATTGTGCACAGGTCCCTTAAGCCTGGTGCTCTCTCTGAGTCAGGGCCTGACCACCTCCCCAAAGCCAGGGCTGCATCTGGCTGTTCTCTGGATATAGTCCTGTCCCACCCAACTGTGAATCTGATCCCACCTCTTGAGACATAAGCCCACCAGTGCCTCGCCCATGAGCCCCACCCACTAGGGTGAGTCATGGCCCTGTTCTCCATCATGACCCCCACCCCTGTCTGTCTTTAGCTCTAGTCCCTACCCCCAGGGACCAGGACATGGGGGCAGAGCTAGGGCCTGAGGAGTGGGCTCAGGGCACAAGGAGGCGGAGGTGCAGGGCCCCAGCTGATGAGGAGCCAGGATGAAGGGCAGAGGCAGCGCGGGGCAGGGACAtcgagcaaggggcagggcccaTGCTCAGCCATGGACTAGTCCCTCTGACTGTGGCCtcattccttgttttttttttttttttttttgctgctatgGCTCTGCCTATAGTTCTACCTTTATTCGGCCATACCCCAGCCCTGAACCTCGTGCAGCCTCTGCTCTGGCCCTGCCCTGCTTGtcccagtaaacacac
It contains:
- the Celf5 gene encoding LOW QUALITY PROTEIN: CUGBP Elav-like family member 5 (The sequence of the model RefSeq protein was modified relative to this genomic sequence to represent the inferred CDS: deleted 1 base in 1 codon) codes for the protein MKDLDAIKLFVGQIPRHLHEQDLKPLFEQFGRIYELTVLKDPHTGVHKGCAFLTYCARDSAIKAQTALHEQKTLPGGGMARPIQVKPADSESRGGDRKLFVGMLNKQQSEEDVLRLFQPFGVIDECTVLRGPDGSSKGCAFVKFSSHTEAQAAIHALHGSQTMPGASSSLVVKFADTDKERTLRRMQQMVGQLGILTPSLTLPFSPYSAYAQALMQQQTTVLSTSGSYLSPGVAFPPCHIQQIGAVSLNGLPATPITPTSGLHSPPLLGTAAVPGLVAPIPNGFPGVLPFPGSHPALETVYANGLVPYPAQSPTVAETLHPAFSGVQQYTAMYPTAAIAPVAHGVPQPPHLLQQQREGPEGCNLFIYHLPQEFGDMELTQMFLPFGNIISSKVFMDRATNQSKCFGFVSFDHPASAQAAIQAMNGFQIGMKRLKVQLKRPKDPGHPY